In Siniperca chuatsi isolate FFG_IHB_CAS linkage group LG20, ASM2008510v1, whole genome shotgun sequence, the following proteins share a genomic window:
- the itgb4 gene encoding integrin beta-4 isoform X1, which translates to MGRWTLHLSVGLGLLAVLLTCCYAEENYCFASRAMTCSKCLQSGNGCAYCSDETFNGPRCDLKENILAHGCGAAAIITAQSSMQIERKQQINIREQQSQVSPQQMSMTFLPGEEKMVDVEVFAPTKGPLDLYILMDFSNSMADDLDNLKKMGKELASLVEKLSEDYTIGFGKFVDKVIEPQTDMRPSKLAQPWPNSDPPFSFQNVIKLTKNLDFFTSELQKERISGNLDAPEGGFDAILQAAVCGDNIGWRNHSTHLLVFSTESSFHYEADGANVLSGILTRNDERCHLNAAGKYTMDIHQDYPSIPTLIRVLGKHNIIPIFAVTNHSYTYYKKLQDYFPIAEVGLLQEDSSNILQVMETAFENIRSKMSIRAEEKPRAFEAQFLHTSGSVAQYGAFDFKPGAIGNFKMRLKAQRMIEKLPICQMDSNEKEGTIRVKPTTFNAAVNVKASVLCPTCDCEKTPILKAPRCHGNGDLVCGKCQCYDGWLSTFCNCSASASALDTNQCKSSVKEEPCSGRGDCLECGTCVCYNPDQFEGPYCQYDKTQCPRYGGFLCNDRGSCVMGRCACSQGWEGNACECPKSNQTCLDSKGGLCNGRGKCVCGRCECHNSDMEMTSTCEPNFQAQLGACEGTRSCVQCKAWKTGEKKKKEECDKCLPKIVMVDELKESEKVLDSCSFRDEDDDCTYYYTVENNPTGHLEAQVLKKKDCPPASLLWLLPLLLFLLLLLALLLLCCWKYCACCKTCFQSCLALLPCCRRGRMVGFKEEEYLLRQSLLTSDHLDTPMVRTGPPKGTDVVRWKVTDNVHRGPNHPQALIKPNPKETIQFPISLRLNRLFSENLSRPESRDAEQLRKEVADNLNEVYKQIPGAQKVQKTSFRLQRNAGKRQDYAIMDTVLSAPRCSYPDIVKVTEKNVQSGNVHDLKVVPGYYTVATDREAAGAIEFQEGVETVDVHVPLFVKDEDDDKKQLQVEAMDVPLGIAEIGKRLVNITIIKEHATSVFSFLQPAYTYSRQDGLANIPISREIIEDGRTQVTYRTRDLTAKDKKDYVTVEGDLTYGPGETQKIVPVRLLELGEKDGLLEDKQVKQFVMDLSNPRQGAKLGRYPRTTVTITDQPEPSAIMFKKGTQNFTTSQPTYTIPVVRTRNQDSPATVKWRTKKAQRFELSGPLKFGPGETEKNIVIDPKAHPGPIQPETFQLELYDPSSNASIGEKKTTLVNVTDEAPEIDLKQQKSYVNQKACSPGGHVLSPANPKAKATGPRSIHLNWDPPPGNPLGYKVKYWIYGDPEKDAQVLDVKTPQAELTNLYPYCDYEMRVCGYNAMGDGYDTDKVTCQTLEDVPGEPGRLAFNVISPTVTQISWAEPAETNGIITAYEVIYTPIDDEQKPVGTAKKVKIDNPKKRMLLIENLQNAQTYQYKVRAKNSVGWGPFRDATINLASQPARPMSIPIIPDIPIVDAEAGDEYDSYLMYSNEVLKSPTGSKTPSVSGDDYTMNGKWDQNFLFPGGSVTRNLSASSSPMSTLSSNYRGAGGSFTTETTTTYMSGPGGSRRQDMIGGGVHTSEVIMRKRSENRGYTDENIRDSIVMGDVSSKFPDLGGFGYTGMQSSSQSQFSYGLSQGSRARTQSSDVNEALYNLDRVLQDARLSPGVPDTPSRLVFSALGPTALKVSWQEPHCEKDILGYSVLYQLLNGGEVKRINVTNPAENSVIIQDLLPNHSYLFKVKAQSQEGWGPEREGVITIESAVDPKSPLSPMPGSPFTLSTPSAPGPLVFTALSPDSLQLSWEKPRKPNGDILGYIVTCEQLHGGGDMRSFQVNGDSAETSLTVPNLTENVPYKFKVQARTTQGFGPEREGIITIESQDGSTLSQYNSQSMARREVFQMPTEVSTRTNVSHTTLNDPFFSDGMMMTTQHTSGMVTRQVTKEVVQRSVMGGATVTKKMFYES; encoded by the exons ATGGGGAGATGGACATTACATCTCTCAGTGGGGCTCGGGCTTCTAGCCGTCCTGTTGACCTGCTGTTATGCTGAAG AGAACTACTGCTTTGCTTCTAGGGCCATGACCTGCTCAAAATGCCTGCAGTCTGGGAATGGCTGCGCCTACTGCTCTGATGAG ACCTTTAATGGCCCTCGCTGTGACCTGAAAGAGAACATACTTGCCCATGGCTGCGGTGCTGCGGCTATTATCACAGCTCAAAGCAGTATGCAGATAGAAAGA AAGCAACAAATCAACATTAGGGAACAGCAGTCTCAAGTGTCTCCGCAGCAGATGAGCATGACCTTTCTGCCAGGAGAGGAGAAGATGGTGGATGTGGAGGTGTTTGCTCCAACCAAAGGCCCTCTGGACCTTTATATTCTTATGGACTTCTCCAACTCCATGGCTGATGATTTGGACAACTTGAAGAAGATGGGCAAAGAGCTGG CTTCACTGGTAGAGAAGCTGTCAGAAGACTACACCATTGGGTTTGGAAagtttgtggacaaagtgatcGAGCCCCAGACTGACATGAGACCCTCCaa ACTTGCTCAGCCGTGGCCCAACAGTGACCCTCCGTTCTCTTTCCAAAACGTCATCAAGCTGACCAAAAACTTGGATTTCTTCACCAGTGAGCTCCAGAAGGAGAGAATATCTGGCAACCTGGACGCTCCCGAAGGAGGTTTTGATGCCATATtgcaggctgcagtttgtggg GATAATATCGGCTGGCGCAACCACAGCACACATCTCCTGGTTTTCTCCACCGAGTCATCCTTCCACTACGAGGCTGACGGTGCTAACGTGCTGTCAGGTATCCTGACGCGCAACGACGAGCGCTGCCACCTGAACGCAGCAGGCAAATACACAATGGATATACACCAGGATTACCCTTCAATACCCACACTGATCCGTGTGCTGGGCAAACACAACATCATTCCCATCTTTGCTGTCACCAACCACTCCTACACGTACTACAAG AAACTCCAAGACTATTTCCCCATTGCTGAGGTTGGTCTGCTGCAAGAAGACTCATCCAATATCCTGCAAGTCATGGAGACTGCCTTCGAG AATATCCGTTCTAAGATGAGCATCCGTGCAGAGGAGAAACCCAGGGCTTTCGAGGCACAGTTCTTGCACACCAGTGGAAGCGTTGCACAATACGGGGCCTTTGATTTCAAGCCTGGAGCAATa gGCAATTTCAAGATGCGGCTCAAAGCCCAGCGAATGATCGAAAAGTTGCCTATCTGTCAGATGGATTCGAATGAAAAAGAGGGGACAATAAGAGTCAAACCTACAACCTTTAACGCTGCCGTCAACGTTAAGGCGTCGGTTCTGTGTCCAACCTGTGACTGTGAGAAG ACGCCCATCCTTAAAGCACCCAGATGCCACGGCAACGGAGACCTGGTGTGCGGGAAGTGTCAGTGCTATGATGGCTG GCTGAGTACATTCTGTAACTGCTCAGCAAGCGCTTCAGCTCTGGACACCAACCAATGTAAAAGTTCGGTCAAGGAGGAGCCTTGTTCAGGCCGCGGAGACTGCCTGGAGTGTGGAACCTGTGTGTGCTACAACCCGGATCAGTTTGAAGGACCCTACTGTCAGTACGACAAGACCCAGTGTCCAAGATATGGAGGCTTCCTCTGCAACG ACCGCGGCTCTTGCGTTATGGGTCGGTGTGCGTGTTCCCAGGGCTGGGAGGGCAATGCCTGTGAGTGTCCCAAGAGCAACCAGACCTGTCTGGACAGCAAGGGC GGTCTCTGCAATGGCCGAGGTAAATGTGTATGCGGCCGCTGTGAGTGTCACAACTCTGATATGGAGATGACTTCAACCTGTGAGCCAAATTTCCAG GCTCAATTGGGAGCGTGTGAGGGTACAAGGAGTTGTGTCCAGTGTAAGGCCTGGAagacaggagagaagaaaaagaaagaggagtgTGATAAGTGCCTCCCTAAAATTGTCATGGTGGATGAACTCAAAGAAT CGGAGAAGGTGCTTGATTCCTGCAGTTTCCGTGATGAGGATGACGACTGTACGTACTACTACACTGTCGAAAACAATCCGACAGGACACTTGGAGGCTCAGGTGCTCAAAAAGAAAG ATTGTCCCCCTGCTAGCCTCCTGTGGTTGCTCCCGCTCCTGTTGTTCCTCTTGTTACTGCTGGCgcttctgctgctctgctgctggaaatactgTGCCTGCTGCAAAACCTGCTTCCAg AGCTGTCTTGCCCTGCTGCCTTGCTGTAGGAGAG GTCGTATGGTTGGCTTCAAGGAAGAAGAGTATTTGCTCCGCCAGTCTCTGCTCACCTCAGACCATCTGGACACACCAATGGTGAGGACCGGCCCACCCAAAGGAACCGATGTGGTTCGCTGGAAGGTCACCGATAACGTACACCGAGGACCCAATCACCCCCAAGCTCTGATAAAGCCCAACCCTAAAGAGACCA TCCAGTTCCCGATCTCCCTCCGGCTAAACAGATTGTTTTCTGAGAACCTGTCTCGCCCTGAATCCAGAGACGCCGAACAGCTCCGCAAGGAAGTGGCCGATAac CTAAATGAAGTGTACAAGCAGATTCCCGGGGCCCAGAAGGTGCAAAAGACCTCATTCAG ATTGCAGAGAAATGCTGGAAAAAG GCAGGACTACGCCATCATGGACACCGTCTTGTCTGCTCCTCGTTGCAGCTACCCTGATATTGTcaaagtcacagagaaaaatgtccAGTCTGGAAATGTCCATGACCTCAAAGTGGTGCCCGGCTACTACACTGTGGCCAcagacagag AGGCTGCGGGAGCCATAGAGTTCCAAGAAGGAGTGGAGACAGTAGACGTTCATGTGCCACTTTTTGTCAAGGATGAAGACGATGACAAGAAGCAGCTGCAGGTGGAGGCCATGGATGTGCCACTGGGCATTGCTGAGATTGGGAAACGTTTGGTCaacatcaccatcatcaaaGAGCATG CCACCAGTGTCTTCTCGTTCCTCCAGCCGGCCTACACCTACAGCAGGCAGGACGGGTTGGCCAACATCCCAATCAGCAGAGAGATCATAGAAGATGGACGCACACAGGTCACCTACCGCACACGGGACCTCACAGCCAAGGATAAGAAG GACTATGTGACAGTGGAAGGAGACCTGACCTATGGTCCTGGTGAGACCCAGAAAATAGTGCCTGTTCGTCTGCTGGAGCTGGGTGAGAAAGATGGCCTCCTGGAAGACAAACAGGTCAAGCAGTTTGTCATGGATCTCAGTAACCCACGGCAGGGCGCCAAGCTGGGACGCTACCCGAGAACTACTGTCACCATTACAGACCAACCAG AGCCCAGTGCGATAATGTTCAAAAAGGGCACCCAGAACTTCACCACATCTCAACCAACCTATACCATCCCTGTGGTCCGCACTCGCAACCAGGACAGCCCCGCCACAGTGAAATGGCGCACCAAGAAGGCCCAGCGCTTTGAGCTATCCGGCCCACTAAAGTTTGGtcctggagagacagagaagaacaTAGTGATCGACCCGAAGGCCCACCCTGGCCCAATCCAGCCAGAGACCTTCCAACTGGAGCTGTATGACCCAAGTAGCAATGCTTCTATTGGAGAGAAGAAGACCACCCTTGTCAATGTCACTGACGAAG CCCCAGAGATTGATCTGAAGCAGCAGAAGAGCTACGTAAACCAGAAAGCGTGCTCCCCTGGTGGTCACGTTCTCTCCCCAGCAAACCCTAAGGCCAAAGCAACTGGACCCAGAAGCATCCACCTCAACTGGGACCCACCGCCTGGTAACCCCCTGGGGTACAAG GTAAAGTATTGGATCTATGGCGACCCAGAGAAAGATGCCCAGGTCTTAGATGTGAAGACTCCTCAAGCGGAGTTGACCAACCTGTACCCCTATTGTGACTATGAGATGCGAGTGTGCGGCTACAATGCAATGGGAGATGGCTATGATACAGACAAGGTCACCTGTCAAACACTGGAGGATG TGCCTGGTGAACCTGGACGACTGGCCTTTAATGTCATCAGTCCAACTGTCACTCAGATCAGCTGGGCAGAGCCTGCTGAGACCAATGGCATCATTACGGCTTATGAGGTCATCTACACACCCATTGATGATGAACAGA AGCCAGTGGGCACCGCTAAGAAAGTAAAGATTGACAACCCCAAGAAGCGAATGCTGTTGATCGAGAACCTCCAGAATGCCCAGACTTACCAGTACAAGGTCCGGGCCAAGAACAGCGTGGGCTGGGGCCCCTTCCGAGATGCCACCATCAACCTGGCATCACAGCCTGCCAGACCTATGTCCA TTCCCATCATTCCAGATATCCCTATTGTGGATGCAGAGGCAGGAGACGAGTATGACAGCTACCTGATGTACAGCAATGAGGTGCTGAAGTCCCCCACAGGCTCCAAGACACCCAGCGTCTCTGGTGATG ATTACACGATGAATGGGAAGTGGGACCAGAACTTCCTTTTCCCAGGGGGCTCAGTGACACGCAACTTGTCAGCATCGTCCTCTCCTATGTCCACTCTGAGCTCAAACTACAGAGGGGCAGGCGGCTCCTTTACAACAGAAACAACCACCACCTACATGTCCGGACCAG GAGGCTCCCGTAGACAGGACATGATCGGAGGAGGAGTACACACATCGGAAGTCATCATGAGGAAGCGCTCAGAGAACAGGGGTTACACAGATGAAAACATCCGGGACTCTATTGTCATGGGAGATGTGTCAAGCAAGTTCCCAGATCTAG GTGGGTTCGGCTACACTGGGATGCAGAGCAGCTCTCAGAGCCAGTTCAGCTACGGCCTGTCTCAGGGTTCGAGGGCCAGGACCCAGTCTTCAGACGTCAATGAAGCCCTATATAATCTGGATAGGGTGCTCCAGG ATGCACGACTTTCTCCGGGTGTTCCAGACACCCCCAGCAGACTGGTGTTTTCTGCTCTGGGTCCCACTGCTCTCAAAGTCAGCTGGCAGGAGCCCCACTGTGAGAAAGACATCCTGGGCTACTCTGTTCTCTACCAGCTGCTCAATGGAG GTGAGGTGAAGCGTATTAATGTGACAAACCCAGCAGAGAACTCTGTGATCATCCAGGACCTGCTGCCCAACCACTCCTACCTATTTAAGGTGAAGGCTCAGAGCCAGGAGGGATGGGgtccagagagagagggagtcaTCACCATCGAGTCTGCTGTCGACCCCAAGAGTCCCCTCAGCCCCATGCCAG GCTCGCCATTTACTCTGAGCACTCCCAGTGCCCCGGGCCCTCTGGTCTTCACTGCTCTGAGCCCTGATTCCCTGCAGCTCAGCTGGGAGAAGCCTCGTAAACCCAACGGAGACATCCTGGGCTATATAGTCACCTGTGAACAGCTGCATGGTGGAG GAGACATGCGCTCCTTCCAGGTGAACGGTGACAGTGCTGAGACCAGTCTGACCGTCCCAAACCTGACTGAGAACGTTCCCTACAAGTTTAAAGTTCAGGCTCGTACCACACAGGGCTTCGGTCCTGAGAGGGAGGGAATCATCACCATTGAGTCTCAGGATGGAA GCACTTTGTCTCAATACAACAGCCAATCAATGGCGAGGAGGGAAGTTTTCCAGATGCCAACAGAGGTCAGCACGCGAACTAACGTCTCCCACACCACTCTCAACGACCCCTTCTTCTCAG ATGGGATGATGATGACCACACAGCACACCAGCGGCATGGTGACCCGTCAAGTCACCAAGGAAGTGGTTCAGAGGAGCGTCATGGGAGGAGCCACTGTCACAAagaagatgttttatgaatcTTAA